TTGACAATAAGAGAGAATATATTCACTTACATGGAATTACCTGAAGGAATACGAAGCATGGTGTATACAAACAATGCCCTGGAAAGACTCTTTAAAGAACTTAAAAGGAGATTAAAAACAATGGAAATGTGTCAAAGCGAGGCTTCAGCTGAGAAATATCTTTACCTGTTATTAAGATACCAAAATGAGAAGTTCTTAAAAAGAAAGTTAAAAAATTGGGAGTATTACTTTCAACTCTATCGTGAGCAACACTCATACACCAAAGAAAATATTCACAGCGAGGTTATCCTATGACTAGACACAATTTTCTTGACACAATGTAAATAGCAGCTCCAACTGCTATAATTCCAGCTACAATTAAAAATATTGGATTAGCTAATAAAGAAGCTGTAAAAGCTTTTACTCCTGTTGTGAGGAGTGCAAATCCTTTTACACCAAAAGCACTGGCTATTGTCATGGCTTGTTGAGCTCTATTCCATGCTTGAGTTATTCCAATTAAAGCAAGGATTTTCCCAATAAAAATTTTTATGTATTCTGAATAATATGCAAACTCTTTTATAAACATTGCTCCCATCCCAGTTTTAGTAATAGTTGTAACTGTTGCAAGAATACCTATAACCGTAGCCAGTCCCATAATTCCACCAATTAACATTGCAATTGTGCCAGAAATAGCTGGATGTTTTGACACAAAAGAACTTACACTTGCCAAAATAGGATTTATAATATCAAGGAGCTTACTTAACGCCCCAACAAAATGTGTCCCTATTGAAGCAGATAATAGTTTTATGTTATTACCAAAAATTTTTGATTTTATAGCAAAAACATCTTCCATTGCTTTTTGAGCGCTTTCGAGTTTTCCTGTGGCATTTGCTACTTGCTTGTAGCTTTCTTTGAGTTTATCAAGCTGTCCTAATAACAGAGCAATACCCCGTGAAGCCTCCTGACCAAAAGCCTTATTAAGAGCGTCCTGCATTTCAATAGCCGACATACCCTCTGTAGCCTTTTTGATGTTTTCCAGTGTCCCGATAAAATCAAGTCCACCTTCCGCATTCTGAACAAGAGCAAAGCCTAAAGACTCACTTGCTTTGGTCATTTGTGTCACAGCATTGGCAAAGGATGTGCCAGCCATAGACCCTTGCAAGCCCACACTGTTGAGCATACCCACAACGGTGTTCATTTGCTCAAACGAAATTTTTGCCGCAAGGGCTGAAGCTGACGCATATTTTAACCCCTCTGTGAGCTGCCCGAGGTTAGTAATCTGAAAGGTATTCTGAGTAACGGCAAGCACATCCCCGAGCCTTCCCATCTCTCCTGCTACATCCCTTGTGTTGTCGCCAAAATTATTATAAGCAAGTGCAAGGAGATTTGCGGCTTCGTTGTTGTCCCCCATTGTTGCCGTCGCAAGAGCTAATGCTTTTCGTGTCCCCTCTATTGCCTGTATATCGTTTAATCCTGCTGAGCTCATCTGATAACTTGCAGAAAGAAACTCTTCAATAGACTGACTATGCACTGCCGACCACTGAGTAGCTGCAGATTTCATTGCTTCAATCGATTTATTTAGTCCACCCATTGTTGATGTTACAACAGTTCTAAGTGGTGCTGTAGCGGAGTCAATACTTGAGGCAGTATCAACCATTTTCTTTGTTAAAAGAGCAAAAGCACCACCGACAGCAAAAGCCCCAAGCTGAAGATTTTTTAATCTATCAATCTGTAAATTTGTAGCAGATGTTATTTTCCTTATCGTTGAAGTTGCCTGGTCAATCGCCTTAAAAACTATAAATGCCTGTAAAGGGGACATTTTCTCCTCTCACTTGTCACTTGATTTTTTTTGTTTTTGCTGTTATACTTTTTTCTATGACTATCAAGGACATTTTTCTTCTTTTCTCCTTGTGGTGTGGATTTTTTTCGCTTTTTGCTTTCATCTTTATAACCATAATAAGGCTTTTTAAGAGATTTTAAACTTTTTCTCCAAAAGCCTTAACTATTGCTTTTGCTAAAACATCAATCTGTCTTTTTTCAATCCACACTGCCTCAGCAAAGCTTTCAATCAGTTCCTGTGTCGAGAGTTTTTCTATATCTCTTTTTGTATAGAATCTTGCCATTGCTTCCATGAGGCGAATTGGATTTTTTTCAATCCTCTCAACCTCCTTTTCTATTTTTCTGCTATCAAAAAATTTTCGTTAAATCCCACCTCTTCAAAAACCTTGTTAAAAATTGCCGGTAAAGCTCCGGGCTTTCTCTCTAAAAATTCCGAAAGCGATTTTTTGTCTTCACAAAGGTTCAACACAGCTGTCTCCATTATTGTTGAGATATTCCCCTGCTTTGTTGCAAAATCATCAAAGAGTTTTTTTACTTCTGCTTTTGTCGGTCTTCTAAACTTAAATTCAATTTCTCGGTTTGTTATTTTTATGAAATCCATATTACTCTCCTTCACTTGCACTTACAGAGTCATGTTTAATATCCTCTAAAATAACAAAATCAAGTTCAACTTCCATTTTCTTGTCGCCTTGAGAAGCTTTATTGCTCTTCTTTGTCCACTTACATCCTATTAGCTTTACAGAATGTAGTGGCTCAAACTCATTTGCAAAAACAAGCACAATATTAAATGGAGAGGCATTAAAAATTCCGTTTTTTGTCAAAAGATTTAGCTGTGAATATGCCTCAAGTGTTATAGTCATCTTTCCTTCAGCTTTCCAATTGCCCGTGCCAAAGCCAATAGGCTTGTTACCTGCACCATAGATAGGTTCAACTTCCTGTTCCTCATTCCAATCAATTGATCCAACGCCAATTATACCTGTCGGGACACTTCCAGGATATATAATTGTTAAATCAGCCCAATCATACATTTTGCCGTTTATTGTTATCATTTTATCCTCCTATTCTGTTTCTGTTGGGTTACTATATTTAAAGCTAATATAGTTAGAAATTTTTCTAACAATAGGCAATCCATAAAGAGTATATTGAATTGTAAGACCATTATTTACAACATCCTGCCCATCTGGAATTACTATTTCAAAGTTGTCTATTTCATTTGGAACAGCATTTTTCATCTGGTTAAGAGTTTGAATTAAGTCAGCCTTGATATACTCAAGCATAGCTTTATCAAGTGAAGTGTGAAGATGTTTTAAAGCAGTTTTTCTAATAAGCCTTATTGCCTTATGCACAGTTCTCGATACCTCAAACCATCTATAATCACTCGAATCATCTGCCATACTTCTCCCGTTTGCCCATCTGTATATTTTCTCGCCTGCATACTTACGAATGACAATATAGCCTGCGTCATTAAGTGTTTTGCCTATGGCATCTGTCCAGCCATCTGGAAGTGTAACATTAAGAGCAAAATCAATGTGCCCAATACTCTGATTCACCCTTGCCCTGGATAAATCACCAACCAGTAAGCCAGAAAAATTCTTTTTTCCAAACCCAGCCACAACATGCACCCATCTATGAGCAAAGCTTTGTCTCTGAGTAAGAAGATAGCTTACCCAATCATCAATGCTTTCATCTTCGTTAGGAAGTCTTGTCTCTGTTACGAATATAGTCGGGCGATGGTCATTAAATAGCTCATCTGCCTTTGCTCCAAAAGCAGCCCAATGAACGTTATCTGTCTCCTGTGCTATCCAGACAAATTCCGTGGCAACTTTTTCAAGCCCTGCCTGGCAAGCGTTCATGAGAGCAGAAAGACTTGACTTAGCCCCTTTCAGCTTAAAAGAGTATCTATCCTTCTCAACAAAAGAATTTTCCGGTTGAGTACCTTCTGAAAAAGTAATTTTTACACCACTATCTGCTAATGTAACTTCCCCAGACAAAGGAATTGTAAATACATCAGAAAAACTTTCACCGCCATCAAGAGAATATTTTGCTGTAGCTTCATTTAATCTTCCACCAGATACGATTTCAATCACGACATCAGCGTCAAAGAGCGGATTACCAGTTAAATTGTAAATTGCTGTTCCTGTTCCCTCATGTGTTACACTTCCCTTACTTCCATCCACATCTGGAGTAGAAGGAACAACGACAAAAGTAGCGTCATCTTTTGCACGAGAGAGGGCGCCTTTTAACCTATCAACTAACTTGCCATTTCCGAAAACAGAGAGATCAGAATTTTTCCCTATGTAATATAGCTTCCCAACTTCACCAGTCGAACATGGACCTATAACAAGAGCAAAGGAATCTCCAGCGGGAGCAAGTCCACTTGTGCCATCAATAATATATTCGTAGCTATTACCCCAGTCACTCATTTTCTACCTCCATATTGTCTTATAAAATTGTTTAAAGCAGTATCAAACTGCTTTTTTTCAACACTTTTTCCCTGACGCCAGCCAGTAAATTGTAAAAATGCCTTCTTCTGCCATTCAGGAAAATCTACAGTTGCAAGAAGCTTTTCTATCATGAAGAGTTCCCTTTTTTGTTCTACTTTTTTCTCTTCATCCATTTATTCCTCCTATTTACGATATTCAACCTCTTCATTTATATCTGACATTCTGTCAAATTCTGTTTCCTCATAAACACCATAAACACATTCGACTTCAATTACTGAAATATATGCACTCATTACGCTAATTGTGTCAGAATATTCTATATTCGTAGGATTTAAAAAAACACCCTGTTCGTCAATTTTGATATATCTTTTAAGTTTTTTCAAAAACTCATGAACCCACTTGCTTACAATAGTCTCATTTTCTCCAGCAAATCCAACCAAAACTGGCATTGTTATAGAGTATTTTCTTGTTACAAGTTTTATTTCTTCGTCCCCATATTTTTTTTCTTTTTCAAAAAGCTCTTTTACTGTGCTTTTGTCTGTGATGATTTTACAAAATGTGGGAGTGTTATACTGGTTTGATTCTGCAAGGCTAAAATAAATATACTCCTCCGGTATTTCTGTTGCCTCTAAAACCACACTTTTTAGATATTCTTTCACTTCTCTCATCATACCTTCCCCAATTGACCATATAAAAATTTTGAGATTGTATCATCTGCTATTTTTTGTTCAAGCTCGCCAATGCCTAAAAACTTTCTTGCCCTACCAGAAAGTTTTCCAAGACCGAAATTGTGTGCTGCTGCATATTTTTTTGATATAGTATCATCACCTGCAATAATTCTTACAATATTGCTGTTTACTTCATAATGCATTGAATCATAAAGATGTCGTGTGAGTACCAGTAAGTCTCCCGGATTTCTGCTACCCCGCTTTTTTTCTCCAATCTTTATGCCTTTACTTTTTCTTTCTGCATATTTTGCTGTTACAGAAGGCCAGCTTCTGCCATCCGGGTCCGTCTTTTCTTCAAAATGCTTATAGACAGCCTCATTAATAATTCTCATGCCTATTTTTTTTAATAAACTTTCCTTTTCTTTATCAGAAATCATTCTAATCATCTTTCCTAAAGCAAGTTGAATTTCATTTGCATTCTCGAGTTTTACTTCAATCATTAAAACCCTCTCCAGAATTCATCATCAAAAATCCTTTTCTTTGTTTTAACAAGAACTTTCGGAGTAGTAACACTTTCTGTAGAAGAAATTTGTAGTCCTATGTCGAGCTCTCCTTTCATAACTCGTTCAAGCTGTCTTATAGCAAATTTGTAATCTTCTACAATCACTTGCTCTGGAGCTTTTTCTACAAATCCTTTTCTCATGACAATCTTATACTTCACAATTCTGATACATATATCTCTTATAAAAGCCGGAACAGGAGAAAGAGGAACTGAATATCTATTCCTGATAAATCCATCAATTTCGCTTGTGGCGTTAGAAATAAGTTTTTCAAGCTTTATTTCCCACTCGTTTCCCTGTTCTCCACTATCCTGCAATTGTGCTTTCACTTTAACTTTGTCCATCTGTGTAAAAATATCTTCTTTTGAACAATACAACATAAACTCTCCATTTTAAGTTCATTAAAATTTTAATAAAAATGCCAGACAAAATTTATATGAATTTTGTCCATTTTTCTACCTACAATAAGAGCATGAAAAAGATAATAATTTACCGAGGAGACAACCCTCAGCCTTTTGTTCTTGCAAATGGGGATATATACGATTCGACCCTGGTTCTTTCAGAGGTAGAAACGGATATCTTTAACAAAACAGAGGAAAAAACCCTTTTTTACACAGGATATGTGAATACAGATCACACAACCGGCTACAGGGGAGGCATCTTGGCCGAGGGGGAATACCTCGGTATTTGTGGGGTTAGACAAAACAAAAGAAAAGAAAAAGCCATCTGGCTTTACAATAAAAGGTATGGGATAGTCGACCAGAAAGAATTTCTGCCAGATGAGGCTTTTATTCTCCCGAGTCTTGTTCCCAATCCTAATCATAATGGGAAAAAGATTATCCAGTATGTTCTAATCCATAGAGGGGGTCTAAGCTGGGACTTTAGCCAAGGATGTATCACCATCATGGGGGGGAATTTTGATGAGTTTATTAAATACTTTAAAGTTGGAGAATGTGCTCTTGTTATTCTAAAAAGGGGTGCTTTTTATAAATTTCCTGCATAAGAGGGAATAATGGGAAAAACTTTTAGTTTAGGAGCAAAATTTATTTCGGTTTTTTTTGTAATAGGTGGTTTTTTCTTTTTTGTCTGGCAATCAAAGACAATCACCCCCGAACAGGCAAAGGCTTTAGTTTACATTGGGCTTTTTATAGGACTAATCTTTGCTCCTATCGATATCAGTTTTTGGCTTGAAAAATTCGTAAAAATGTTTAATGGAGGAGGCAGTGAAAAAAATGATTGAGATAATGTTAACAATAGCTATTTTTGCTGGGGGTTTTGTGACTGGTTATTTTATCAAACCACAAGAAGTAAAACAGATTACGAAAATAGAAAATCATTATTACATCGAAAATAAACAGGAAACTCAAACAAAGGTTTTTTCAGGACAGGTACAGTTGCTTATATCTGGAACAAATGCTTTTACAAATCTAAATGTAAACATCAAGGATGTTACAAATATCTCTATTTCTTTTTCAACCAATTCTAATTTAACTTTATCTCTGACAAACAGGCAAGGGGAGAAAAAATGAGAAAAAGTAATATTGCAGAAGTAAAAGAAGAACAAAAAAGGTTTAATGAAGATTTAACACAGCTTAAAATAAGCTTTGAAAAGCATTATGAAAAACTCATCGCAATAGAAAAATATCTTTTACAGGCAATAGAACATCAAAATCAAATCCATTTAGCATGCAAGAATACTACAGAACAAAGACTACAAAAAATAGAAAAAAGTATTGAAGAACATGGACAACGAATGGGAAAACTCGAGCAAAGTATTGCAAAGTTTATTGGAGCAGCAACTTTAGCTGGAGCTCTGACTGGAATTATAACAAGCATACTTTCAAAATTAATTTTGAAATAAGGATGGAATATGAATAAATGTCAATACACGGAAGAAGCAAGAAAGCTCTATGTTTTTGAAAACAAAACACTGACAGAAATTTCCAAACTACTCGGTATTAGCTTAAATACTCTCTCACGCTGGAAAAATACTTTCGATTGGGAACTCGATAAGCAAAAATACAACAGAAAAGTAAAAAACGTACTTGAAATACTTGAGACAAAAATTTCAGAACTTCTTGAAGAGCTCGAAAAGACAAGTGTCTTCGACATTAGTGAGGAAGATTTAAAAAAACTAAAAATTTTAAAAGAGACTTTATCAGCAATTAAAAAGAGTGAAGCAACGCTTGAAAACTATATAAAAGTTATGAACGACTTTGTAGATTTTATATCCCAGAAATATCCAGAAAGAAAAGAAGAACTCGCAAGAATTATACAGGACTTTTTCGATTATCTGGAGGCAAAGTGAAACCCACTTATAGGAAAAAAATAGAGCAGATACTTTCAAAACTGCAAACTGAAGTTTTGCCTTTTAACATAAACGAAGAAGAAAAGAAAAAACGCATTAATAAAGCAAGGGATGATTTTTTCAACTTCTTTGAGACATATTTACCACATTATAAAGAAAATGAATTTTCAACTTTCCACTATGAACTTTTTGAAATGATAGACACAAAAAGCTCCCCACCTCATGTTGTTGCTATAGCAGCTCCACGAGGTTTTGCAAAATCAACAATTACAAGTTTTGCATATGTAATCTGGAGTGTAATATTTAGAAAGAGAAATTTTATTGTTATCTTTTCTGCTACTGATGATCTTGCAAGTGATATAGTGAACTTTATCAGGCTCGAACTTTTATACAACAAAAGAATTGAACAGGATTTTGGAAAATTGCTTTCTGGAAGATTAAGAGAAAACGACTTTTTTGCAAACGGCGTAAGAGTCTTTTCAAGAAGTGCTAAACAGATGGCAAGAGGTTTTAAGTTCAGGCAATTCAGACCAGATTTAATTATCCTCGATGATATAGAAACAGATGAGGGAGCAAAAACACAAAAGACTACAAAAGAACTTCTTGGAAAGATTTTAAGAGGCATATACCCGGCTATGGCGCCGGAGGGAACGCTTGTGGTAATTGGAACAATTATAAAAAGAAGAAGTGCACTTGGTGAAATACTACTTAATACAGACCCTTTAAAACCCTGGGCAAACTGGCAAAAAAAGATTTATAGAGCTTTAAGTGTAAACATAAAAGGAAAATACGTCTCGCTATGGGAAGAAAGATTCCCGGTTAAAAAACTTTTAGCAATAAAAGAGACCATCGGCACAATAGAATTTGAAAGAGAATTTAATAACAAGCCAGAAGAAGAAACAAGCATTTTTTCAGAAAGCTGGTTTAAGTATTATGAAACATTGCCAAATGATCTGATAGTTGCGTCTTTTGTTGACCCAAGCGTTGAAGCCACTGGAGACTATAAAGCAATCATTACAATCGGACTTGAAAAATCGACAATGCGATATTTTGTAATAGAAGTATGGCTTAAAAAAACATCTATAAAATCAATGCTTTCAAAAGTTTTTGACACATATTTAAAATATAGACCTTCAGTAGTTGGTTTTGAAGCAAACGGATTCCAGAAAATCCTTGCGATGGAATTTGAAGCTCTTTGTAAAGAAGCAGGTATAAGACCACCACTAAAACTTGTTACTCACACAACGAATAAAAAAGAAAGAGTAATAAGGCTTTCAACACTCTTTGAAAGAGGGGCTATAATTTTAAAACATCCAAAAGAAGCAAAAGACGACACACAAACACTGATCGAACAACTTATATTTTTTCCTGATAGCGACGTAAACGACGATGGTCCAGACTCACTTGAGGGAGCAATATCCTTACTTGAAAATTATAGCTCAAAAACCACATTCACACCAGTAAAAAGAAGAGCAGTTTTTGATATTTTAAGGGGGTTTTAATTTGGATATGGTTTATTTTATTGTATTAAAAAGAAATACACAAAATTTTTATAAAAAAGTAAGCTTTCTAATGCCTTTGCTAATAGAAAAATACTCACAAAAATTTTTTGAACGCTTTATAAACAGCATTAAACGGTGTTTTTTATATCTCTTTACATCATATATAAATAAGAAAAATAAACATAATTATATACATATCAATAAGTTAAAAGGCAAAAAAACGAATTTTTTACAAGCATTTATAAAACGTTCAAAAGTCGTTCAATGTATTGATATACAATAAATTAGATGAAAAATTTTCACAAAAAGGCAAAAAAAGGAGGAAAAATGCTGCGGAGAATCGAAAATGAGATTTATACAAGGCAAAAAGCATGGCAAAACATAAAATTTTTTAACGGTATTTTGCCAGACCCTGAACCAATTTTAAAAGCAAAAGGAAAAGATTTTTCTATCTATAAAGATATACTTTTTGACAGTCATGTTGACGCATGTATTACTTCAAGAATGAGTGGGGTTCTTGCAAGAGAGTATGATATAGTTACAAGGTCAAGTAGAAGAGTAGACAAAAAACTTGTTTCTTTCATAAGAGACAACTTCTACTCTCTTGATCTTGAAACTATTATGAAAAGCATTTTGAATGCCATTTACTTTGGTTTTTCTGTCTTAGAAAAAATATATTCAACCGATGGGAATTTTATCTACATTGAAAACTTGATTGAAAAACCCCAAGAATGGTTCGCATTTGATGAAGATAATAAGCTTATCTTCAAAAGTGCATTTAAAACTGAAAAAGTAGATGAAAATAAAGTTGAGCTTATACAACACAATGCAACATACATAAACCCATACGGCGATAGAAAACTCTCTAAAGTCTTCTGGCCAGTCTCTTTTAAAAGAGGTGGCATTAGATTCTGGGTTGATTTTGCTGAAAAGTTCGGCAGTGTATTTCTTTACGGAAAAACAACAAGCGGGGAGAAAAGAGATGAGATGGCAAAAGCACTTGAAGATATGATTCAGAATGCTGTGGGAGTTTTTGAAAGCACAGATGAGATATATGAGCTAAACGTTGAGAAGGGTGGTTCAAGCGCTCTTTATAGTGATTTACTAAACTTTTGCAATAGCGAAATATCAAAAAGCATTTTAGGCCAAACTCTAACAACAGAAGAAGGGAGAAGAACTGGAAGTTATGCACAGGCGAAGGTGCATTTTGAAGTCAGACAGGATATAATCGAAAGTGATTGCAAATTTGTAAAAAAATACATTGATAGAATTATTAGAAAGCTTGTGGATTTAAACTTCAAAGATGTTGAAAATTATCCAGAAATTATCTTCTATGTAAAAGAAAAACTTGATATAGACACTATAGTAAAACTAAAACAAATGGGCGTCAAATTTACAAAAGATTTCTTTGTAGAGAATTTTAATCTAAAATCAGAACAGTTTAGTGTTGACGAAGGTTCAACTGAAACTGAAACTGAAAACTTTAGCGATTTTTTTGAAGAAAGCGAATATGAAGAGGTGATAAAAGAGGAACGGCGTATTGATGATTTTGTAAATAAAACTTTCAACGATTTTAAAAGTTCTTTTGAGTCATTTTTAAACGATGTTAATAATGCCATAAATGATAGTGAAAACTATGATGAAGCAATTTCAAAGCTTTTAAAAACATTGGGAAAAGAAAGAGATTATAATCTGGTTGGCAAGCTTTTACTTACAATTGATCTTTTAACAAGAAATGAACTCGCAAAAAGCTACAACTTTTCAGAAAAATATGTAAATGACCAGATAAACTTTCTGAAAATGAAAGTCCCGCTTTCAAAAGATGATTACAATAAACTTCCCGATAAATACAAAAATTACGGATTTACTGTAGCAAGGTATCAGGAAGAAGACAAAGTTGCAGAAGTATTAGATAAGCTGATAAAAGCAAAAGAACATGGGCTTTCTTACAAAGATTTCAAGAAAAGCATCGGAAAAGTAAAAATAGATGATTCTGTGTATTTTCAGAACGTGCGAAATGCTCAGATGTCAGCAAAATATCAAATGCTAAAAGAAAACACAGACATATATCCATACTGGCAATATGTAGCAATAATGGATGGAAGAACAAGACCATCTCACGTACAGCTAAATGGAAAAGTTTACAGGGCTGATGATCAAATATGGAACACGATTTATCCCCCAAATGGTTTTGGGTGTCGATGTACCGTTCGTCCACTTAGTGAAGAAATGATAAAAGAAAAAGGGCTAAAAGTAGAAGATCATCCACCAGATTTTACACCAGATGAAGGATTTAATAATGTGGGGGAAGACTTGAAATGGATAGAAACAAAACAAAACGAAGCTGTGCAAGAAGAAAAAGACAAAGGAATTATTGGAAAAAGGATAGAATTAAAAAACCTCATAAAAAAAGAAGGATATAACAACCCAGAACTTTTAATCACTCCTCCAGAAATAGACGAGGCTAAATATAGAGACAAAAATTATCTTCATCAGCTGATAA
This sequence is a window from Thermospira aquatica. Protein-coding genes within it:
- a CDS encoding phage portal protein family protein yields the protein MLRRIENEIYTRQKAWQNIKFFNGILPDPEPILKAKGKDFSIYKDILFDSHVDACITSRMSGVLAREYDIVTRSSRRVDKKLVSFIRDNFYSLDLETIMKSILNAIYFGFSVLEKIYSTDGNFIYIENLIEKPQEWFAFDEDNKLIFKSAFKTEKVDENKVELIQHNATYINPYGDRKLSKVFWPVSFKRGGIRFWVDFAEKFGSVFLYGKTTSGEKRDEMAKALEDMIQNAVGVFESTDEIYELNVEKGGSSALYSDLLNFCNSEISKSILGQTLTTEEGRRTGSYAQAKVHFEVRQDIIESDCKFVKKYIDRIIRKLVDLNFKDVENYPEIIFYVKEKLDIDTIVKLKQMGVKFTKDFFVENFNLKSEQFSVDEGSTETETENFSDFFEESEYEEVIKEERRIDDFVNKTFNDFKSSFESFLNDVNNAINDSENYDEAISKLLKTLGKERDYNLVGKLLLTIDLLTRNELAKSYNFSEKYVNDQINFLKMKVPLSKDDYNKLPDKYKNYGFTVARYQEEDKVAEVLDKLIKAKEHGLSYKDFKKSIGKVKIDDSVYFQNVRNAQMSAKYQMLKENTDIYPYWQYVAIMDGRTRPSHVQLNGKVYRADDQIWNTIYPPNGFGCRCTVRPLSEEMIKEKGLKVEDHPPDFTPDEGFNNVGEDLKWIETKQNEAVQEEKDKGIIGKRIELKNLIKKEGYNNPELLITPPEIDEAKYRDKNYLHQLINSFCNQYGFSNTIVDITDYQGKVIKLNYRELVQHIVEDSTDAKDFVRRTKRLRYIRFIPEILKNPDSVVAKIYVKKHGDFRTKVSKQYVKKIQDNGKEIFILFATNYDRESPNYRGATLYFPLTVEGWIIK
- a CDS encoding DUF2586 family protein encodes the protein MSDWGNSYEYIIDGTSGLAPAGDSFALVIGPCSTGEVGKLYYIGKNSDLSVFGNGKLVDRLKGALSRAKDDATFVVVPSTPDVDGSKGSVTHEGTGTAIYNLTGNPLFDADVVIEIVSGGRLNEATAKYSLDGGESFSDVFTIPLSGEVTLADSGVKITFSEGTQPENSFVEKDRYSFKLKGAKSSLSALMNACQAGLEKVATEFVWIAQETDNVHWAAFGAKADELFNDHRPTIFVTETRLPNEDESIDDWVSYLLTQRQSFAHRWVHVVAGFGKKNFSGLLVGDLSRARVNQSIGHIDFALNVTLPDGWTDAIGKTLNDAGYIVIRKYAGEKIYRWANGRSMADDSSDYRWFEVSRTVHKAIRLIRKTALKHLHTSLDKAMLEYIKADLIQTLNQMKNAVPNEIDNFEIVIPDGQDVVNNGLTIQYTLYGLPIVRKISNYISFKYSNPTETE
- a CDS encoding DUF1804 family protein encodes the protein MNKCQYTEEARKLYVFENKTLTEISKLLGISLNTLSRWKNTFDWELDKQKYNRKVKNVLEILETKISELLEELEKTSVFDISEEDLKKLKILKETLSAIKKSEATLENYIKVMNDFVDFISQKYPERKEELARIIQDFFDYLEAK
- a CDS encoding phage tail tape measure protein translates to MSPLQAFIVFKAIDQATSTIRKITSATNLQIDRLKNLQLGAFAVGGAFALLTKKMVDTASSIDSATAPLRTVVTSTMGGLNKSIEAMKSAATQWSAVHSQSIEEFLSASYQMSSAGLNDIQAIEGTRKALALATATMGDNNEAANLLALAYNNFGDNTRDVAGEMGRLGDVLAVTQNTFQITNLGQLTEGLKYASASALAAKISFEQMNTVVGMLNSVGLQGSMAGTSFANAVTQMTKASESLGFALVQNAEGGLDFIGTLENIKKATEGMSAIEMQDALNKAFGQEASRGIALLLGQLDKLKESYKQVANATGKLESAQKAMEDVFAIKSKIFGNNIKLLSASIGTHFVGALSKLLDIINPILASVSSFVSKHPAISGTIAMLIGGIMGLATVIGILATVTTITKTGMGAMFIKEFAYYSEYIKIFIGKILALIGITQAWNRAQQAMTIASAFGVKGFALLTTGVKAFTASLLANPIFLIVAGIIAVGAAIYIVSRKLCLVIG
- a CDS encoding DUF1320 domain-containing protein; the protein is MLYCSKEDIFTQMDKVKVKAQLQDSGEQGNEWEIKLEKLISNATSEIDGFIRNRYSVPLSPVPAFIRDICIRIVKYKIVMRKGFVEKAPEQVIVEDYKFAIRQLERVMKGELDIGLQISSTESVTTPKVLVKTKKRIFDDEFWRGF
- the terL gene encoding phage terminase large subunit, whose protein sequence is MKPTYRKKIEQILSKLQTEVLPFNINEEEKKKRINKARDDFFNFFETYLPHYKENEFSTFHYELFEMIDTKSSPPHVVAIAAPRGFAKSTITSFAYVIWSVIFRKRNFIVIFSATDDLASDIVNFIRLELLYNKRIEQDFGKLLSGRLRENDFFANGVRVFSRSAKQMARGFKFRQFRPDLIILDDIETDEGAKTQKTTKELLGKILRGIYPAMAPEGTLVVIGTIIKRRSALGEILLNTDPLKPWANWQKKIYRALSVNIKGKYVSLWEERFPVKKLLAIKETIGTIEFEREFNNKPEEETSIFSESWFKYYETLPNDLIVASFVDPSVEATGDYKAIITIGLEKSTMRYFVIEVWLKKTSIKSMLSKVFDTYLKYRPSVVGFEANGFQKILAMEFEALCKEAGIRPPLKLVTHTTNKKERVIRLSTLFERGAIILKHPKEAKDDTQTLIEQLIFFPDSDVNDDGPDSLEGAISLLENYSSKTTFTPVKRRAVFDILRGF
- a CDS encoding phage virion morphogenesis protein; this encodes MIEVKLENANEIQLALGKMIRMISDKEKESLLKKIGMRIINEAVYKHFEEKTDPDGRSWPSVTAKYAERKSKGIKIGEKKRGSRNPGDLLVLTRHLYDSMHYEVNSNIVRIIAGDDTISKKYAAAHNFGLGKLSGRARKFLGIGELEQKIADDTISKFLYGQLGKV